The proteins below come from a single Anaerobaca lacustris genomic window:
- a CDS encoding NAD(P)H-dependent oxidoreductase subunit E — protein sequence MEELDLTFVDRTVERLGTGADKVLEILQSLQTHYGYLPTEALQRVCERTEITPAAITGVSTFYDQFRHRPAGKHTIRVCIGTACHVKGGQQVFDAFKRYLHIPDDDDTDAEKLFTVEKVACIGCCMLAPAIQIDDIVYGHLNDHRVPIVLKDFLEQEKAAGRRKRKERVSRAGTGLGELRICLDSSCRASGSEKVYESLKTAVHQTRARAVVKSVSCSGMSYLTPLVEVVLPDGTSFRYGNVEPQDAKAIVLRHFKPRRIGGHTASAVSNLLDRVLTDENREPVTRYSVNVRDHAVSEYLGRQVHIATEHCGCIDPTDLDEYLANGGFQSLQKSLCELDPQGVIDQIERSGLRGRGGAGFPTHRKWATVRAQDAEKKYVVCNGDEGDPGAFMDRMLMESYPYRVLEGMAVAARCIGAKEGYLYIRAEYPLAIKRIGEAIEKCVERGYLGDGILGSDFSLHLKIVAGAGAFVCGEETALIASIEGRRGMPKLRPPYPAIKGLWSSPTLINNVETYAAVPWILRNGAEAYASIGTDGSKGTKVFALAGKVARGGLIEVPMGISIRQVVDEIGGGVAGGLNLKAVQVGGPSGGCVPADLDHLPVDYESLTGAGAMMGSGGLVVLDETDCMVDIARYFLEFTQNQSCGKCTFCRIGTRRMLDILDRLCTGHGRAGDLDELEHLAEMVQKGSLCGLGKTAPNPVLSTLKYFHKEYEAHIQKRCPAGKCKALITYSITDDCIGCTICAQHCPTDAIAMKPYEKHEIDPDKCVRCGTCKSVCPADAVRVE from the coding sequence ATGGAAGAGCTGGACCTGACATTTGTGGATCGGACCGTCGAGCGTCTCGGTACGGGCGCCGACAAGGTGCTGGAGATCCTCCAATCGCTTCAGACCCACTATGGATATCTCCCGACCGAGGCGCTGCAACGGGTTTGCGAGCGGACGGAAATCACACCGGCCGCCATCACCGGCGTCTCGACGTTCTACGACCAGTTTCGACACCGGCCGGCGGGCAAGCACACGATCCGTGTCTGCATCGGCACCGCCTGTCACGTCAAGGGCGGACAGCAGGTCTTCGACGCCTTCAAACGGTATCTGCACATCCCCGATGACGACGACACCGACGCCGAGAAGCTGTTCACCGTCGAGAAGGTCGCCTGCATCGGCTGCTGCATGCTCGCCCCGGCCATTCAGATCGACGACATCGTCTACGGGCATCTGAACGATCATCGCGTGCCGATCGTCCTGAAAGACTTTCTGGAGCAGGAGAAGGCTGCCGGACGCAGAAAACGCAAAGAGCGAGTCAGCCGCGCCGGCACGGGGCTGGGAGAGCTGCGAATCTGTCTCGATTCGAGCTGCCGGGCCAGCGGCAGCGAGAAGGTCTACGAGAGTCTCAAGACGGCGGTGCACCAGACGCGGGCGCGGGCCGTGGTCAAGAGCGTCAGTTGCTCGGGCATGTCGTACCTGACGCCGCTGGTCGAAGTGGTCCTGCCCGACGGCACATCGTTTCGCTATGGCAATGTGGAACCCCAGGACGCCAAGGCGATCGTGCTTCGGCACTTCAAGCCGAGGCGAATCGGCGGCCACACAGCCAGTGCCGTTTCGAATCTGCTGGACCGGGTCTTGACAGATGAGAATCGAGAGCCTGTGACGCGATATTCGGTCAACGTGCGTGACCATGCGGTCTCGGAATACCTCGGCCGCCAGGTCCATATCGCCACCGAGCACTGCGGGTGCATCGACCCGACCGATCTCGACGAGTATCTGGCCAACGGAGGGTTCCAGTCCCTCCAGAAGAGCCTTTGTGAACTCGATCCGCAGGGCGTGATCGACCAGATCGAGAGAAGCGGTCTGCGAGGCCGGGGCGGCGCCGGTTTTCCCACGCATCGGAAGTGGGCGACCGTGCGGGCCCAGGACGCCGAGAAGAAATACGTCGTCTGCAACGGCGACGAGGGGGACCCCGGCGCGTTCATGGATCGCATGTTGATGGAGTCGTATCCCTATCGGGTCCTCGAAGGCATGGCCGTCGCCGCCCGCTGTATCGGGGCGAAGGAAGGATATCTCTACATCCGCGCCGAATACCCCCTGGCCATCAAGCGGATTGGCGAGGCGATCGAGAAATGCGTCGAGCGCGGGTATCTCGGTGACGGTATTCTGGGCAGTGACTTCTCGCTGCATCTGAAGATCGTCGCCGGGGCCGGGGCGTTCGTCTGCGGCGAGGAGACCGCGTTGATCGCGAGCATCGAGGGCCGCCGGGGCATGCCGAAGCTGCGCCCGCCGTACCCGGCGATCAAGGGGCTCTGGTCCAGTCCCACGCTGATCAACAACGTCGAGACCTACGCCGCTGTGCCGTGGATACTGCGAAACGGCGCCGAGGCCTATGCGTCGATCGGTACGGACGGCAGCAAAGGCACGAAGGTCTTCGCGCTGGCGGGCAAGGTGGCCCGCGGCGGTCTGATCGAAGTGCCGATGGGCATCTCGATCCGGCAGGTCGTCGATGAGATCGGCGGCGGCGTTGCGGGCGGGCTGAACCTCAAGGCCGTGCAGGTGGGCGGGCCTTCCGGCGGCTGCGTTCCGGCTGACCTCGATCATCTACCCGTGGATTACGAGTCGCTGACCGGCGCCGGTGCGATGATGGGTTCCGGCGGTCTCGTCGTGCTGGACGAGACGGACTGCATGGTGGACATCGCGCGGTATTTCCTGGAGTTCACACAGAACCAGTCGTGCGGCAAGTGCACCTTCTGTCGCATCGGCACCCGCCGGATGCTCGACATTCTCGACCGGCTGTGCACCGGACACGGCCGGGCCGGCGATCTGGACGAGCTCGAGCATCTGGCCGAGATGGTCCAGAAAGGCAGTCTTTGCGGGCTCGGCAAGACGGCGCCGAATCCAGTGCTCTCGACCCTGAAGTACTTCCACAAGGAATACGAGGCCCACATTCAGAAGCGCTGTCCTGCCGGCAAGTGCAAGGCCCTCATCACCTACTCGATCACCGACGACTGCATCGGCTGCACGATCTGCGCTCAGCACTGTCCAACCGATGCGATTGCCATGAAGCCTTATGAGAAACACGAAATCGATCCCGACAAATGCGTTCGGTGCGGCACGTGCAAAAGCGTCTGCCCGGCCGACGCCGTGCGAGTTGAGTAG
- a CDS encoding FAD-dependent oxidoreductase — protein sequence MPKLTIDGREVEVDPGATILDAAEKLGIEIPTMCYLRGHEATTSCMVCVVKVVGSRGLVPSCGTPACDGMQVESATEEVRDARRSALELLLSDHVGDCVGPCVMGCPAHMDIPQMIRQIAVGQLADAIATVKRDIALPAVLGRICPAPCENVCRRAQHDQAVSICLLKRHVADVDLSSDEPYTPQCAEANGKRVAIIGAGPAGLAAAYYLQQEGFECVVVDEHDEPGGMLRYGVPDGKLPHDVLAREIAQIEKLGVRFRLGIRVGKAISMDEVRKQFDAVFVAVGEMNEGDAESLHLDPSDKIEVDGATYVTHVPGVFAGGDAVRRRRMAVRAVADGKEAARSIAQYLADQEVIGPERRFNSRMGKVSESEMAIFLQSGSPKPRTKPFGVAEAFSIAEARTESLRCLHCDCRKPDACLLRQHAQTYGARQSRYKADRRSFVQQTQHPDVIYEPGKCIDCGICIQIASEAGEKLGLTFVGRGFDVRVAVPFGETLAEGLCVAAERCVAACPTGALAFRDDRKPPPGTTQ from the coding sequence ATGCCCAAGCTTACGATAGACGGTCGTGAAGTTGAGGTGGACCCCGGCGCGACGATTCTCGATGCGGCCGAGAAGCTCGGGATTGAGATTCCCACCATGTGTTACCTGCGAGGCCATGAGGCGACGACCAGTTGTATGGTCTGCGTGGTGAAGGTGGTCGGCTCGCGTGGCCTCGTGCCTTCCTGCGGTACGCCTGCCTGCGATGGGATGCAGGTCGAGAGCGCCACCGAGGAGGTCCGCGACGCGCGGCGGTCGGCGCTGGAACTGCTGCTCAGCGACCACGTGGGCGACTGCGTCGGGCCCTGCGTGATGGGGTGCCCCGCCCACATGGACATCCCGCAGATGATCCGGCAGATCGCTGTGGGCCAGTTGGCCGATGCCATCGCAACGGTCAAGCGGGACATCGCATTGCCGGCGGTGCTGGGACGCATCTGTCCGGCGCCGTGCGAGAACGTCTGCCGGCGGGCCCAGCACGACCAGGCCGTTTCGATCTGCCTGCTCAAGCGTCACGTCGCCGATGTGGATCTCAGCAGCGACGAGCCCTATACACCCCAGTGCGCCGAAGCCAACGGCAAGCGCGTGGCGATCATCGGGGCCGGGCCGGCCGGTCTGGCGGCGGCCTATTACCTCCAGCAGGAGGGCTTCGAGTGCGTCGTGGTGGACGAGCACGATGAGCCGGGCGGGATGCTGCGCTACGGTGTGCCCGATGGCAAACTGCCGCACGATGTCCTGGCGCGCGAGATCGCGCAGATCGAGAAGCTCGGCGTGCGGTTCCGGCTCGGGATCCGTGTTGGCAAGGCCATCTCGATGGACGAGGTCCGCAAACAGTTCGATGCTGTGTTTGTGGCCGTCGGCGAGATGAATGAAGGCGACGCCGAATCGCTCCATCTCGATCCATCCGACAAGATCGAAGTGGACGGCGCAACCTATGTGACCCATGTCCCGGGCGTGTTCGCCGGGGGCGATGCGGTCCGCAGGCGACGGATGGCGGTGCGGGCGGTGGCCGATGGGAAAGAGGCGGCCCGGTCGATCGCGCAGTACCTTGCAGATCAGGAAGTGATTGGCCCCGAACGGCGGTTCAACAGCCGCATGGGCAAGGTCTCCGAATCGGAGATGGCGATCTTCCTACAGTCGGGCAGCCCGAAGCCGCGCACCAAACCATTTGGAGTCGCTGAGGCGTTCAGCATCGCCGAGGCGCGGACCGAATCGCTCCGCTGCCTGCACTGCGATTGCCGCAAGCCCGACGCCTGCCTCTTGCGGCAGCACGCCCAAACCTACGGCGCCAGGCAGAGCCGGTACAAAGCCGACCGTCGGTCCTTCGTTCAGCAGACACAACACCCCGACGTGATCTACGAGCCGGGCAAGTGCATCGACTGTGGCATTTGTATCCAGATCGCCTCCGAAGCCGGCGAGAAGCTGGGCCTGACGTTCGTCGGTCGCGGCTTCGACGTCCGCGTCGCCGTACCGTTCGGGGAGACGCTGGCCGAGGGACTGTGCGTGGCCGCCGAACGATGCGTCGCCGCCTGTCCCACCGGTGCGCTGGCCTTTAGGGACGACAGAAAGCCGCCGCCGGGAACGACTCAATGA
- a CDS encoding flavodoxin family protein, which translates to MKTITRRNFVRDSIAAGVVATGVTSASHGADAPLRNEAVKIVAVSCSPRQGQATATSLRACLDAAALVSPRIKTELIELAGRKINGDLAAGIPLEPGQKDDFPALIPKLTDPKVRGIIIGTPVYFGNMSSLCKAFLDRWMAFYRDNLALADKVGGVLAVGGTRNGGQEATIQSVQVSLFCQEMIVVGNGRPHSRFGATLWSGIEGGVTKDEFGMTTARNLGHRVAETALRLPS; encoded by the coding sequence ATGAAGACGATCACCCGTCGAAACTTCGTGAGAGATTCCATCGCCGCAGGCGTCGTGGCCACCGGCGTCACTTCGGCTTCCCACGGGGCCGACGCGCCGTTGCGCAATGAAGCCGTCAAGATCGTTGCAGTTTCGTGCAGTCCCAGACAGGGTCAGGCAACCGCCACATCGTTGCGGGCCTGCCTCGACGCGGCCGCCCTGGTCAGCCCGCGGATCAAAACGGAATTGATCGAACTGGCGGGACGGAAGATCAACGGCGACCTGGCGGCCGGCATCCCGCTCGAACCGGGCCAGAAGGACGATTTTCCCGCCCTGATCCCCAAGCTCACCGACCCGAAGGTCCGAGGCATCATCATCGGCACGCCGGTCTACTTCGGCAACATGAGTTCGCTGTGCAAGGCCTTCCTCGACCGGTGGATGGCGTTCTATCGCGACAACCTGGCTCTGGCCGACAAGGTCGGCGGCGTCCTGGCCGTCGGCGGCACCCGCAATGGCGGACAGGAAGCAACGATCCAGTCGGTCCAGGTTTCGCTGTTCTGCCAGGAGATGATCGTGGTCGGCAACGGTCGGCCGCATTCCCGCTTCGGGGCCACGCTATGGAGCGGCATCGAGGGAGGCGTGACAAAGGACGAGTTCGGCATGACGACCGCCCGGAACCTCGGCCACCGCGTGGCCGAAACGGCCCTTCGGCTGCCGTCTTGA
- a CDS encoding PQQ-binding-like beta-propeller repeat protein, with protein sequence MAAIFAVPGLLVAADWPAYRGPNHDGISNETGWRAVLPESGAVEWRTSLGWGFASMAVSNGWVYATGNVDDRDIVYCLDAATGKERWRQSYPCPRLAKQHEGGPAATPTVEGDAVYVFSKNGDVLRLNAETGKVVWHKNIRTELGLKELTWYFSGSPVIVDDLVILNAGTAGVALNKADGRVIWQNGKGAGGYATPVPYTYGGRKCIAMFGASDVFGIEAATGKILWRHEWKTSYDINSADPIVVGDRIFISSGYNKGCALLKLGNDRVTEIYSNRNMRNQCNSSVLWKGHVYGFDGQVGGSGSLACLELETGQVKWAQRGLGTGSLMLADGKLIVLGEKGKLAIVEATPDGYKELASAQILDGKCWTMPVLANGRIYARNAAGDLVCVNVGGAK encoded by the coding sequence TTGGCAGCCATATTCGCTGTCCCCGGCCTGCTCGTTGCGGCCGACTGGCCCGCTTATCGAGGGCCCAACCACGATGGCATCTCCAACGAGACCGGCTGGCGGGCGGTCCTGCCGGAAAGTGGGGCGGTCGAATGGCGGACGTCCCTGGGCTGGGGATTCGCTTCGATGGCCGTCAGCAATGGATGGGTCTACGCCACCGGCAACGTCGATGACCGGGACATCGTCTACTGTCTCGATGCCGCCACGGGCAAGGAGCGGTGGAGGCAATCGTATCCGTGTCCTCGGCTCGCCAAACAGCATGAGGGCGGACCGGCGGCCACGCCTACGGTTGAGGGTGACGCGGTTTACGTCTTCAGCAAGAACGGCGACGTCCTGCGCCTGAACGCCGAGACCGGCAAGGTTGTTTGGCACAAGAACATCCGAACGGAACTCGGACTGAAGGAGTTGACGTGGTATTTCTCGGGCTCGCCGGTGATCGTGGACGATCTGGTGATCCTCAACGCCGGCACCGCGGGCGTGGCGCTGAACAAGGCCGACGGCCGCGTCATCTGGCAGAACGGCAAAGGCGCCGGCGGCTATGCGACGCCCGTGCCGTATACCTATGGGGGCCGGAAGTGCATTGCGATGTTTGGGGCCAGCGATGTGTTTGGCATCGAAGCCGCCACCGGGAAGATTCTGTGGCGTCACGAGTGGAAGACCAGCTATGACATCAACTCAGCCGACCCGATCGTGGTCGGCGACCGCATCTTCATCTCATCGGGCTACAACAAGGGCTGCGCCCTGTTGAAGCTCGGCAACGACAGGGTCACCGAAATCTACAGCAACAGGAACATGCGGAACCAGTGCAACAGCTCAGTCTTGTGGAAGGGCCATGTCTACGGCTTCGACGGCCAGGTGGGAGGCAGCGGCAGCCTGGCGTGTCTCGAACTCGAAACCGGCCAGGTCAAATGGGCCCAGCGCGGGCTCGGGACCGGTTCGCTCATGCTGGCCGACGGCAAGCTGATCGTCCTTGGCGAGAAGGGCAAGCTTGCCATCGTCGAAGCGACACCCGATGGGTACAAGGAACTGGCCTCGGCCCAGATTCTCGACGGCAAGTGCTGGACCATGCCGGTGCTGGCCAACGGACGGATCTATGCCCGTAACGCGGCCGGTGATCTGGTCTGCGTCAACGTCGGCGGCGCGAAGTGA
- a CDS encoding zinc-binding dehydrogenase → MRAAVIHENGDLDVVRVEDVPEPKPGPGEAVLKVTCAGLNHLDIWVRKGRPGVTLSGAHVLGSDAVGVVDELGEGVENVKVGDEVIVNPGLSCGRCEFCARGQQSECPSFGIMGLSRPGTFAERVAVPARNLWPKPTHLALDEAGALSLASVTAWRMLMTRAQVKPGETVLIHGIGGGAALCALQFVKLVGAEVIVTSSSDEKLAGAQRLGADHAINYRRQDVVECVKEITGGRGVDVAVDSVGASTWPLDFACVRRAGRIVTCGVTTGPKAETNLQALYWNQLTILGSTMGSDEDFRQMLRAVAVSRLRPVLDEVFPLDEVRQAMAKMEAGRQFGKIALRLL, encoded by the coding sequence ATGAGAGCAGCGGTCATTCACGAGAACGGTGATCTGGATGTGGTGCGTGTGGAAGATGTCCCGGAGCCGAAGCCGGGCCCGGGGGAGGCTGTTCTGAAGGTCACGTGCGCCGGTCTGAACCATCTGGACATTTGGGTCCGCAAGGGCCGGCCCGGCGTCACGCTGAGCGGCGCGCACGTGCTGGGGTCGGATGCCGTGGGCGTCGTGGATGAGCTTGGCGAGGGCGTCGAGAACGTCAAAGTCGGCGACGAAGTCATTGTCAATCCGGGCCTGAGCTGTGGTCGTTGTGAGTTCTGCGCCCGCGGCCAGCAGAGCGAGTGCCCATCGTTTGGGATCATGGGCCTGAGTCGTCCGGGGACGTTTGCCGAGCGTGTCGCGGTGCCGGCCCGGAATCTGTGGCCCAAACCGACGCATCTGGCCCTCGACGAGGCCGGAGCGCTGTCGCTCGCATCCGTCACGGCGTGGCGCATGCTCATGACGCGGGCGCAAGTCAAGCCGGGCGAGACCGTCCTGATTCACGGCATCGGTGGCGGGGCGGCCCTCTGCGCGCTGCAATTCGTCAAGCTGGTAGGCGCCGAGGTGATCGTAACGTCGTCGTCCGACGAGAAGCTCGCCGGCGCTCAACGGCTCGGCGCCGATCATGCGATCAACTATCGGCGCCAGGATGTCGTCGAGTGCGTCAAAGAGATCACGGGCGGGCGAGGCGTCGATGTGGCTGTCGACAGCGTCGGGGCCTCCACGTGGCCGCTCGATTTCGCCTGTGTCCGGCGGGCCGGACGCATCGTCACCTGCGGCGTCACGACGGGGCCGAAGGCCGAGACGAATCTACAGGCCCTCTATTGGAATCAACTGACGATCCTCGGCTCGACGATGGGCTCGGACGAGGATTTCCGGCAGATGCTTCGGGCCGTGGCCGTCAGCCGGCTCAGACCCGTCCTGGATGAGGTCTTTCCCCTGGACGAGGTGCGTCAGGCAATGGCGAAGATGGAAGCGGGCAGGCAGTTTGGGAAGATTGCGTTGCGCCTCTTGTAG
- a CDS encoding thioredoxin family protein, giving the protein MSATASTMLPLGTKAMDFSLPDIEGRIVSLSDFSEGQAMVVVFMCNHCPFVKHVIDGLVDLVGDYQGKGVAFIAINANDVETYPDDRPEKMAEFARQKGFTFPYLYDQTQEVAKAYHAACTPDFFVFDGDRDLVYRGQMDDSRPGNNEPVTGADLRTALDAVLEGRPAPDEQRPSMGCNIKWQPGNEPDYA; this is encoded by the coding sequence ATGTCTGCAACTGCTTCTACCATGTTGCCGTTGGGTACGAAGGCGATGGATTTCAGCCTCCCCGATATCGAGGGCAGGATCGTTTCTCTCTCTGATTTCAGCGAGGGCCAGGCAATGGTCGTGGTATTCATGTGCAACCACTGCCCGTTCGTCAAGCATGTGATCGACGGCCTCGTCGATCTAGTGGGGGACTATCAGGGCAAGGGGGTCGCTTTCATTGCGATCAACGCCAATGACGTCGAGACCTATCCCGACGACCGGCCGGAAAAGATGGCCGAGTTCGCCCGGCAGAAGGGGTTCACGTTCCCGTATCTGTACGACCAGACGCAGGAGGTCGCCAAGGCCTATCATGCCGCGTGCACGCCGGATTTCTTCGTCTTCGACGGCGACCGCGACCTCGTCTATCGCGGGCAGATGGATGACAGCCGGCCGGGCAACAACGAACCGGTCACCGGCGCCGACTTGCGGACGGCTTTGGATGCGGTCCTCGAAGGCCGGCCCGCCCCCGATGAGCAGAGGCCCAGCATGGGCTGCAACATCAAGTGGCAGCCCGGCAACGAGCCGGACTACGCCTGA
- a CDS encoding TolC family protein yields the protein MVAAVLILATVALGSVADVPDNLDSPRTLQEYLRHAALNNAGLKAAFEEWKAALEAVPQAKALPDPRFTYGYFIDEVETRVGPQKHRLSIMQVFPWFGTIQTRTDAASAVAKAAHKRYEAKKLQLFYEVKEAFHEYVYLQRAIAIARDNLDLVRHFEEVARTRYITAAAGHPDIIRAQVEVATLEDRLVALQELREPIVARLNAALNQPVSERLPWPELEARPPVQVNRVEVLALLREQNPQLQALDFDAEVARNQIELAKKKFYPDLGVGVDWIVTDNAAMPGVRDSGKDPVILMFSLNLPIWRKSYGAAELQAMAQSRRTMHRKRDVENTLLARAQHVLYDLEDSGRKLRLYDEVLVPKAQELVGASETAYSAGTVDFLSLIDAERTLLRFRLERERARANQQQRLAELEMLVGAELSD from the coding sequence ATGGTGGCGGCTGTTCTTATCCTCGCGACGGTCGCCTTGGGATCGGTGGCCGATGTGCCTGACAATCTCGATTCGCCACGGACCCTACAGGAGTATCTCAGGCACGCGGCGCTGAACAACGCGGGCCTGAAGGCGGCGTTCGAGGAGTGGAAAGCCGCGCTGGAAGCGGTGCCCCAGGCGAAGGCACTGCCCGACCCCCGATTTACCTATGGCTACTTCATCGATGAGGTCGAGACACGGGTCGGTCCGCAGAAGCATCGGCTGAGCATCATGCAGGTCTTCCCTTGGTTCGGCACGATTCAGACGCGCACCGATGCGGCTTCCGCCGTCGCCAAGGCGGCCCACAAGCGCTACGAGGCGAAGAAGCTCCAGTTGTTCTACGAGGTCAAGGAGGCGTTCCACGAGTACGTCTATCTGCAACGTGCCATCGCGATCGCGCGAGACAATCTCGACTTGGTGAGGCATTTCGAAGAGGTGGCCCGCACCCGATACATCACCGCTGCGGCCGGCCACCCCGACATCATCCGTGCCCAGGTCGAGGTCGCGACGCTGGAAGACCGGCTCGTCGCCCTCCAGGAATTGCGAGAGCCCATTGTTGCCCGGCTCAACGCCGCTCTGAACCAGCCTGTCTCCGAGCGGCTTCCTTGGCCGGAACTCGAAGCACGTCCGCCAGTTCAAGTCAATCGAGTCGAGGTCCTGGCCCTGCTGCGAGAGCAGAATCCTCAATTGCAGGCCCTGGACTTCGACGCAGAAGTGGCGCGGAACCAGATCGAACTGGCGAAGAAGAAGTTCTACCCCGATCTCGGTGTGGGTGTGGACTGGATTGTCACGGATAATGCGGCTATGCCGGGCGTTCGCGACAGCGGCAAGGACCCCGTGATCCTGATGTTCAGCCTGAATTTGCCGATCTGGCGCAAAAGCTATGGTGCGGCGGAGTTGCAGGCGATGGCGCAGTCACGTCGAACGATGCATCGGAAACGGGACGTCGAGAACACTCTCCTGGCTCGCGCGCAGCACGTTCTGTACGATCTCGAGGATAGCGGACGAAAGCTGCGGCTATATGACGAGGTCCTGGTCCCCAAGGCACAGGAACTGGTGGGGGCCTCCGAGACGGCGTATTCAGCCGGGACGGTCGATTTTCTCAGCCTGATCGACGCGGAGCGAACGCTGCTGAGGTTTCGCCTCGAACGCGAGCGGGCCCGTGCGAACCAGCAGCAACGCTTGGCCGAACTGGAGATGCTGGTCGGGGCGGAGTTGTCTGACTGA
- a CDS encoding efflux RND transporter periplasmic adaptor subunit, protein MQQTIRLSKRLIGAAFLIAAGFFAGYLVSPHMRTEAATQGAHADQGPEKWYCSMHPQIIRDRPGLCPICEMDLIPMPTSLVADAAPRELAVSETAAKLMDIQTSPVERRPAVVEVRMVGKVDYDETRVKSIAAWSPGRIDRLYVDFTGTRVRQGDHLVELYSPELISAQAELLQAVRAAARASTETSEYLKDSARTTLDAARQKLHLLGLTSEQIEKIETSGELLTHVTIYSPISGVVIGKMATEGMYVGTGSHIYTVADLSEVWVKLDAYESDLPWIRYGQQVTFAAEAHPGQVFKGWISFIAPTLDARTRTVKVRVNVPNADERIKPEMFVRAVVQSRVAQEGKVMHVDMAGKWTCPMHPSIVRDQAGSCDICQMDLVTTESLGYVAAEEDEHLPLVIPASAPLITGKRAVVYVKKPDTEHPTFEGRQIVLGPRAGDFYIVKEGLAEGEQVVTNGGFKIDSALQIQAKPSMMNPEGEAMPAGHQHGGHAAVQDAPAPGTPAAIQPLCPVMDAPIDPSVYVEYEGRRVYFCCSGCDKKFLADPERYLHKLPQFQRPRDESSADTDHSHHNH, encoded by the coding sequence TTGCAGCAGACAATCCGGCTGAGCAAGCGGCTGATTGGGGCGGCGTTCCTGATCGCAGCGGGCTTCTTCGCGGGATATCTGGTTTCGCCGCATATGCGGACCGAAGCGGCCACGCAGGGTGCGCATGCGGACCAGGGCCCCGAGAAGTGGTACTGTTCGATGCACCCCCAGATTATTCGGGATCGGCCGGGTCTGTGCCCGATCTGTGAGATGGACCTGATCCCGATGCCCACCAGCCTCGTGGCCGACGCCGCTCCGCGAGAGTTGGCCGTCTCCGAGACCGCAGCTAAGCTGATGGACATCCAGACGTCCCCCGTCGAGCGGAGACCGGCAGTCGTGGAAGTGCGCATGGTGGGCAAGGTCGATTACGACGAGACCCGCGTCAAGTCGATCGCCGCCTGGTCGCCCGGCCGCATCGACCGGCTCTATGTCGATTTCACCGGCACACGCGTCAGGCAGGGCGATCACTTGGTTGAGCTCTACAGCCCCGAACTGATCAGCGCGCAAGCGGAACTGTTACAGGCAGTCCGAGCGGCCGCCAGGGCTTCGACCGAGACATCGGAGTATTTGAAGGACTCCGCCCGGACGACCCTTGACGCCGCGCGTCAGAAGCTGCATCTGCTGGGTCTCACGAGCGAGCAGATCGAGAAGATAGAGACATCGGGCGAGTTGCTGACGCACGTGACGATCTACTCGCCCATCAGCGGGGTGGTCATCGGGAAGATGGCCACCGAAGGCATGTACGTCGGCACCGGCAGCCATATTTATACCGTGGCCGATCTGTCTGAGGTCTGGGTCAAGCTCGATGCCTACGAGTCCGACCTGCCCTGGATTCGGTATGGCCAGCAGGTCACGTTCGCCGCCGAAGCCCATCCGGGCCAAGTCTTCAAGGGTTGGATCAGCTTCATCGCTCCGACGCTGGATGCCAGGACGCGAACGGTCAAGGTTCGCGTCAACGTGCCCAACGCGGACGAGCGGATCAAGCCCGAGATGTTCGTCCGGGCCGTGGTCCAGTCGCGCGTGGCGCAGGAGGGCAAGGTGATGCACGTGGACATGGCCGGCAAATGGACTTGCCCGATGCACCCCTCAATCGTTAGAGACCAGGCGGGCAGTTGCGACATCTGCCAGATGGATCTCGTGACCACCGAATCGCTGGGCTACGTGGCCGCCGAGGAGGACGAGCATCTGCCGCTGGTGATTCCCGCGTCGGCCCCCCTGATTACGGGCAAGCGAGCCGTCGTTTATGTGAAGAAGCCCGACACGGAACATCCGACGTTCGAGGGGCGTCAGATCGTTCTGGGCCCTCGAGCGGGGGACTTTTACATCGTTAAGGAAGGGCTCGCCGAGGGCGAACAGGTGGTGACCAACGGCGGCTTCAAGATCGATTCGGCCCTTCAGATCCAGGCCAAACCGAGCATGATGAATCCGGAAGGCGAAGCGATGCCCGCCGGGCATCAGCATGGAGGACACGCGGCGGTTCAGGACGCGCCGGCGCCCGGAACGCCGGCGGCGATTCAGCCGCTGTGCCCGGTGATGGATGCGCCTATCGATCCGTCCGTGTACGTCGAGTACGAGGGCCGGCGGGTGTATTTCTGCTGCTCCGGTTGCGATAAAAAGTTCCTGGCCGATCCCGAGCGGTATCTCCACAAGTTGCCGCAGTTCCAGCGGCCCCGCGACGAGTCGAGCGCTGATACGGATCACAGCCATCACAATCATTGA
- a CDS encoding YHS domain-containing protein yields MNDSMKSSARALMIAAVALAAVVFLSGCRKDHDDHAGHDHASMDQPAAEAVAIAQTTCPVMEGKPINKDIFVEYEGKKVYFCCAGCPEMFLADPEKYIAKLPQFNE; encoded by the coding sequence ATGAATGACAGCATGAAATCTTCAGCAAGAGCCCTGATGATCGCGGCCGTTGCACTGGCCGCCGTGGTCTTCCTCTCCGGCTGCCGGAAGGATCACGACGACCACGCCGGCCACGACCACGCCTCGATGGATCAGCCGGCTGCCGAGGCAGTCGCCATCGCGCAGACGACCTGTCCCGTCATGGAAGGCAAACCGATCAACAAGGACATCTTCGTCGAATATGAGGGCAAGAAGGTCTATTTCTGTTGTGCAGGCTGCCCCGAGATGTTCCTGGCCGACCCGGAGAAGTACATCGCCAAGCTACCGCAGTTCAACGAGTAA